One genomic segment of Xyrauchen texanus isolate HMW12.3.18 chromosome 5, RBS_HiC_50CHRs, whole genome shotgun sequence includes these proteins:
- the vps37c gene encoding vacuolar protein sorting-associated protein 37C, whose amino-acid sequence MEKLQDLSQSELQDLLDNSERVESMALESDEIQNIQLEREMALAANRSLAEQNLDMRPRLEKERALLVEKYTKLEQVREKYKQHCALRDSIMGQVSPEGLLSRLQIEGANTEEESEALADEFLEGSILLDSFLERFLSLRSLAHTRRVRIEKLQENLCQKSKGIGDSKMTSQPCANQDAGSSSPWQQPQPQQQQSSKINAPSNSSSSALPYSPYSVTPANQPPSASTTGPTNPSTAFHPYASQGTPFHQSTGYSAPRPAFGPPACPYPTQSNPFPGPPFGQFGPTPAPYPTPHPYGGYGYPTGPSGPSNQSPTGRPLYRPGFGVPQPYS is encoded by the exons ATGGAGAAGCTTCAAGACCTCAGCCAATCCGAGTTGCAGGATTTGCTGGACAACTCGGAGCGAGTGGAGTCTATGGCACTGGAATCTGATGAG ATACAAAATATTCAGCTGGAAAGGGAGATGGCACTGGCTGCCAACCGCAGTCTGGCAGAGCAAAACCTTGACATGAGGCCCCGTcttgagaaagagagagcactGCTGGTGGAGAAATACACCAAACTGGAGCAAGTGAGGGAGAAATACAAACAGCACTGTGCCCTGAGAG ACAGTATAATGGGGCAGGTGTCCCCAGAGGGGCTGTTGTCTCGTCTGCAGATAGAGGGCGCCAACACAGAGGAAGAATCAGAG gctCTAGCAGATGAGTTTCTTGAAGGTTCAATATTGCTGGACTCCTTCCTTGAACGCTTCCTTTCCCTCCGCTCCCTTGCTCACACTAGACGAGTGCGCATCGAAAAGCTGCAGGAAAATCTTTGCCAAAAAAGCAAAGGGATAGGAGACTCTAAAATGACATCACAACCCTGTGCCAATCAGGATGCTGGATCGTCATCGCCGTGGCAACAGCCACAGCCCCAGCAGCAACAGAGCTCCAAAATCAATGCACCCTCCAATTCCTCCAGCTCTGCTCTCCCCTACTCCCCCTACTCTGTTACTCCCGCCAACCAACCACCATCTGCCTCTACAACAGGCCCCACCAACCCTAGCACAGCGTTTCATCCCTACGCCAGCCAGGGTACCCCATTTCATCAGTCAACGGGCTACTCTGCTCCCAGACCAGCATTTGGCCCCCCAGCTTGCCCATACCCCACCCAATCCAACCCATTTCCCGGGCCACCATTTGGGCAGTTTGGTCCCACGCCTGCTCCGTACCCAACTCCACATCCGTATGGAGGGTATGGCTACCCCACAGGCCCCAGTGGGCCATCAAACCAGTCACCAACAGGTAGACCGCTTTATAGGCCTGGATTCGGGGTACCACAACCATATTCCTGa